In Pseudoalteromonas sp. MM1, a single window of DNA contains:
- a CDS encoding response regulator transcription factor, translating to MRHEKILVVEDDREIGQLITTQLTTLNLHVDHVISAELALKKIAKQPYGLILLDINLPQMDGLSLCRKIKEHYPTISVILLTALSSDMDRVIGLEMGADDYICKPFFARELQARVKTQLRHRAQLLAIQNNDNEPVHNEQTLSVGSLNIEFSSHQVYLDEQALNLTATEFDLLVYFARHPNHVFSRQQLLDKVWGYQHSGYEHTVNSHINRLRAKLEQHHQAPFIETVWGVGYKLNPSQLG from the coding sequence ATGCGTCACGAAAAAATACTGGTAGTAGAAGACGACAGAGAAATAGGTCAATTAATAACAACTCAACTTACCACGCTAAATCTACATGTTGATCATGTTATAAGCGCTGAGCTTGCACTTAAAAAAATAGCAAAACAGCCTTACGGGCTTATTTTATTAGATATAAATCTGCCGCAAATGGATGGCTTAAGCCTATGCCGTAAAATTAAAGAGCACTACCCTACCATTTCCGTTATTTTACTTACCGCGCTGAGTAGCGATATGGACCGTGTAATTGGGCTTGAAATGGGCGCAGATGATTATATTTGTAAACCCTTTTTTGCTCGCGAATTACAAGCACGCGTAAAAACACAGTTGCGCCACAGAGCACAATTACTCGCCATTCAAAATAACGACAATGAACCAGTGCATAATGAACAAACATTAAGTGTGGGTTCGCTAAACATTGAATTTAGCTCACACCAAGTTTATTTAGATGAGCAAGCGCTTAATTTAACCGCTACCGAGTTTGATCTATTGGTTTATTTTGCCCGTCACCCTAACCATGTATTTAGTCGCCAGCAACTATTAGATAAAGTGTGGGGATACCAACATAGTGGCTACGAGCACACGGTTAACTCACATATCAACCGTTTACGCGCCAAGCTTGAGCAGCACCATCAAGCCCCCTTTATAGAAACCGTATGGGGTGTAGGCTATAAACTCAACCCTAGTCAGCTTGGGTAA
- a CDS encoding cell wall metabolism sensor histidine kinase WalK: MFNLSLYQKLAISLVIIFCFICALVYSWSKQLELNSKHHGEQNLHLALAEHLVQDNPLIKEGVYDYKALENLFHTLMLLGPAFEFYFVDENGKILTYSAEPGKVKRTHINLAPLKTLINNPDAAPIYGDNPRDQNQQKIFSVAPVFNNDTLQGYLYVIIGGEAYDTSLNNIKSNDRLWLAALWLTSALAFLLIAMLILLRFFTNPIQRLARDVSNIEAANYSLTDTKLSHFSTQKSNEVHSLGRSIQAMVTRINEQFKALEQSDKQRKELLTHLSHDLRTPLASLQGFLEVLNQSGSQLSANEQQEYLHVSLNNCAQLKQLIEQIFELAHLENGEISIHKETFNLGELIYDCIAKFSLAADSKGIKLSVEPAICDFPVVADIAKLERVLSNLIDNAIRHTPKGGNIAVHVKHIDNAQLFVQVSDTGVGIKHDELDAIFNPHYQASNSNNEGRQQGGLGLAICKGLLALMDSEINVQSELGKGTMFSFNLPQKIKV, encoded by the coding sequence ATGTTCAATTTGTCTTTATATCAAAAGCTAGCTATCTCTTTGGTAATTATTTTTTGCTTTATTTGTGCACTTGTTTATAGCTGGAGTAAACAGCTAGAACTAAACTCCAAACACCATGGCGAACAAAACTTGCACTTAGCGCTGGCCGAACACTTAGTTCAAGATAACCCACTTATAAAAGAGGGGGTTTACGATTACAAAGCCCTTGAAAACCTATTTCATACCTTAATGCTATTAGGCCCCGCATTTGAGTTTTATTTTGTTGATGAAAACGGCAAAATCCTTACTTATTCAGCTGAGCCCGGTAAGGTAAAACGCACACACATTAATTTAGCGCCCCTTAAAACATTAATAAATAATCCTGATGCGGCCCCTATATATGGCGATAACCCACGCGATCAAAATCAACAAAAAATATTTTCTGTCGCTCCTGTGTTTAATAACGACACATTGCAAGGGTACCTGTATGTCATTATTGGTGGAGAAGCTTACGATACTTCACTTAATAATATAAAAAGTAACGACCGATTATGGCTTGCAGCATTGTGGCTAACATCGGCCTTAGCATTTTTACTGATTGCGATGCTTATTTTACTGCGCTTTTTTACTAATCCAATTCAACGTTTAGCGCGCGATGTGAGTAATATTGAAGCCGCAAATTACAGCTTAACAGACACTAAGCTAAGTCACTTTTCGACCCAAAAAAGTAACGAGGTGCATAGCCTAGGCCGAAGCATACAAGCCATGGTGACCCGTATTAATGAGCAATTTAAGGCACTTGAGCAAAGCGATAAACAACGCAAAGAGCTACTGACTCATTTATCTCACGACTTACGTACACCGCTTGCTTCTTTACAAGGCTTTTTAGAGGTACTTAATCAATCTGGTTCGCAGCTAAGCGCTAATGAGCAACAAGAGTACTTACACGTTTCACTCAACAATTGCGCACAACTTAAACAACTTATTGAGCAAATTTTTGAACTCGCTCATTTAGAAAACGGCGAAATCAGCATACACAAAGAAACCTTTAACTTAGGTGAGCTAATTTACGATTGTATTGCCAAATTTAGTCTGGCTGCTGACAGCAAAGGTATTAAGTTAAGCGTAGAGCCTGCTATTTGCGATTTTCCTGTTGTAGCGGATATTGCAAAACTTGAGCGCGTGTTGAGTAATTTAATTGATAACGCCATTAGGCATACACCCAAAGGCGGCAATATAGCTGTACACGTTAAACATATAGATAATGCACAGTTATTTGTGCAGGTTTCTGATACTGGTGTAGGTATAAAACATGATGAGTTAGATGCTATTTTTAATCCGCACTACCAAGCATCTAATTCTAATAACGAAGGGCGTCAACAAGGTGGTTTAGGACTGGCTATTTGTAAAGGTTTACTTGCCTTGATGGATAGCGAAATAAACGTACAGAGCGAACTGGGTAAAGGCACTATGTTTAGCTTTAACTTGCCGCAAAAAATAAAGGTATAG
- a CDS encoding spondin domain-containing protein: MKTSALTLATLLAVASQTTQAAELDLELTNLTQGIHFTPVLITAHDAEDKLFEVATEASTALQTMAEGGNIAELMAQASAAGSDMAANPAEGLLAPTASASATLMTADTNEYLSLTAMLLPTNDGFVGLDSWKIPTEAGTYTVYLNAYDAGTEQNNELVVEGSGAPGTPGIPAAPGGDAGTGGAGLTSTDSNVNVHIHPGNLGDDDLSAGSSDLSNTVHRWLNPVAKLTVTVK, translated from the coding sequence ATGAAAACATCAGCACTTACACTTGCCACTCTTTTAGCCGTAGCAAGCCAAACAACACAAGCTGCAGAGCTTGATTTAGAATTGACTAATTTAACCCAAGGTATTCACTTTACCCCTGTGCTAATAACAGCGCACGACGCTGAAGATAAATTGTTTGAAGTAGCAACCGAAGCCTCTACAGCGCTACAAACAATGGCTGAGGGCGGTAATATTGCCGAGCTAATGGCTCAAGCAAGTGCGGCGGGTAGTGATATGGCAGCAAATCCAGCTGAAGGATTGCTTGCCCCAACGGCCTCTGCCTCTGCCACCCTTATGACAGCAGACACTAACGAATACCTTTCGCTTACTGCCATGCTATTACCTACCAATGATGGCTTTGTTGGGCTTGATAGCTGGAAAATCCCAACCGAAGCAGGTACCTATACAGTATATCTAAATGCCTACGATGCAGGTACTGAACAAAACAATGAGTTAGTAGTTGAAGGCTCAGGCGCGCCTGGTACACCGGGGATCCCAGCAGCACCAGGGGGTGATGCAGGTACAGGCGGCGCAGGTTTAACCAGTACTGATAGCAATGTGAATGTACATATTCATCCGGGTAATTTAGGTGATGACGACTTAAGCGCCGGTAGCAGTGATTTAAGTAACACCGTTCACAGATGGTTAAACCCAGTTGCAAAATTAACTGTGACGGTTAAATAG
- the folE gene encoding GTP cyclohydrolase I FolE — protein MHDELKQSYQNIITAVGEDAGREGLLDTPKRAAKAMEYLTKGYRQTLDEITNNAVFSSDADDMVLVQDIELYSMCEHHLLPFIGRCHIAYIPDGKVLGLSKFARIVDMFARRFQIQEQLTHQIAKAVEEVTGAKGVGVIVEAKHMCMMMRGVEKQNSSMRTSVMLGNFRSDSKTRNEFLQLIKG, from the coding sequence ATGCATGACGAATTAAAGCAAAGCTACCAAAACATTATTACCGCTGTGGGTGAAGATGCAGGCCGAGAAGGCCTTCTCGATACACCAAAACGTGCAGCAAAAGCCATGGAGTATTTAACAAAAGGGTATCGTCAAACGCTTGATGAAATTACCAATAATGCGGTATTTAGCTCAGACGCAGACGATATGGTACTGGTACAAGATATAGAGCTTTACTCTATGTGTGAACACCACCTATTACCTTTTATTGGACGCTGTCATATTGCGTATATTCCCGATGGTAAAGTACTAGGTTTATCTAAGTTTGCGCGCATTGTTGATATGTTTGCACGACGCTTTCAGATACAAGAGCAGCTTACTCATCAAATTGCTAAAGCCGTTGAGGAAGTAACCGGCGCTAAAGGCGTGGGTGTTATTGTTGAAGCTAAACATATGTGTATGATGATGCGCGGTGTCGAAAAGCAAAACTCAAGCATGCGTACTTCTGTAATGCTGGGTAACTTTAGAAGTGACTCTAAAACGCGTAACGAGTTTTTACAGCTTATTAAGGGTTAA
- a CDS encoding DUF4870 domain-containing protein: MEENQQLEPLSKDEKTWAMLCHLSAVAGFVIPFGSILGPLVVWLIKKDEMPIVDLHGKKSLNFQITMAIAYFVCFLLVFAVIGLVLLPLVAIFSFIMVVLASIKANEGKEFNYPLSLNLIK; encoded by the coding sequence ATGGAAGAAAATCAACAGCTTGAGCCGTTATCAAAAGACGAAAAAACATGGGCTATGCTTTGTCATTTAAGTGCAGTAGCCGGTTTTGTAATTCCGTTTGGCTCTATACTTGGGCCGTTAGTGGTATGGCTTATAAAAAAAGATGAAATGCCAATTGTCGATTTACACGGTAAAAAATCGCTTAATTTTCAAATTACTATGGCTATAGCTTACTTTGTATGTTTTTTACTTGTGTTTGCTGTAATAGGCTTGGTTTTGCTGCCCCTTGTGGCTATTTTTTCGTTTATTATGGTGGTTCTAGCCAGTATTAAAGCCAACGAAGGCAAAGAGTTTAATTACCCGCTGAGTTTAAATTTGATAAAATAA
- a CDS encoding spondin domain-containing protein, translating into MSSLSNFKKSALILMLATTLAACSDNDNSDPIEDQEPVVVVEPEPVVYEFTITFSNLTAGQPLSPLSVIAFDETAPWQFGETASIGLEMIAESGANEEYLSDENALASASAEGPIGPGETTSVTLSVEAQDVLNLSFAAMLGNTNDAFTGLSSIDVSTLAVGDTLTRTTLAYDAGTEANTETAETVPGPAANGEGFNEIRDDIIDLITMHPGVVSNQDGLSTSALGAGQKFDNPVSKIMIERTQ; encoded by the coding sequence ATGTCATCTCTTTCTAATTTTAAAAAAAGTGCGCTTATTTTAATGCTAGCCACTACGCTAGCGGCATGTAGTGACAACGACAATAGCGACCCAATTGAAGATCAAGAACCTGTCGTTGTTGTTGAGCCGGAACCTGTAGTGTATGAGTTTACGATTACCTTTAGTAACTTAACGGCTGGACAACCCCTATCGCCACTTTCTGTTATTGCATTTGATGAAACCGCACCATGGCAATTTGGTGAAACAGCCTCCATAGGCTTAGAAATGATTGCAGAAAGCGGCGCTAACGAAGAGTACCTTAGTGATGAAAATGCACTTGCTTCAGCCTCAGCAGAAGGCCCTATTGGCCCTGGTGAAACGACGTCTGTAACGCTATCGGTTGAAGCGCAAGATGTACTTAATTTGTCTTTTGCTGCCATGCTTGGGAATACAAATGATGCTTTTACCGGTCTTAGTTCTATAGATGTATCTACATTAGCAGTAGGCGATACGCTAACGCGCACCACCTTAGCTTATGATGCAGGTACAGAGGCAAATACCGAAACGGCTGAAACTGTGCCAGGCCCGGCTGCAAATGGCGAAGGGTTTAACGAAATACGCGACGACATTATTGATTTAATAACAATGCATCCAGGTGTTGTGTCTAATCAAGATGGGCTATCAACTTCTGCACTCGGAGCAGGGCAAAAATTTGATAACCCTGTCTCTAAAATAATGATTGAGCGCACACAGTAA
- the folM gene encoding dihydromonapterin reductase has translation MTSPILITGAGQRIGLALAKHFLSQGQAIIITYRTRHDAVDYLAQHGAVCIHADFSSDAGITSFIETLKQHTHSLRAIVHNASSWDCEANNPDFSSLFDNMMRIHAKTPYLINNACAQLLMAYQADTCTPADIIHLTDYVVETGSPKHIAYAASKAALDNLTKSFSAKYAPNIKVNSVAPSLIIFNEHDDEAYRAKTLKKSLMGIEPGCQEIINSIDLLLRSHYITGRALPVDGGRHLK, from the coding sequence ATGACATCTCCTATTTTAATAACAGGCGCTGGTCAACGTATTGGCCTTGCGCTTGCTAAGCACTTTTTATCGCAAGGCCAAGCTATTATTATTACCTATCGTACGCGCCACGATGCAGTCGACTACCTAGCACAGCATGGCGCCGTATGCATACACGCCGACTTTAGCAGCGACGCCGGTATAACTAGCTTCATTGAAACCCTTAAACAGCATACGCATTCTTTACGTGCCATTGTGCATAATGCCTCAAGCTGGGACTGCGAAGCCAACAATCCCGATTTTTCTAGTCTGTTTGATAACATGATGCGCATTCATGCCAAAACACCGTATTTAATTAATAATGCCTGTGCACAGCTATTAATGGCATACCAAGCTGATACTTGCACACCGGCTGACATTATTCATCTTACCGATTACGTTGTTGAAACAGGTAGCCCAAAACACATTGCCTATGCTGCAAGTAAGGCTGCACTTGATAACTTAACCAAGTCGTTTAGCGCTAAGTACGCACCAAACATAAAGGTAAATTCGGTTGCGCCATCGTTGATTATTTTTAATGAACATGACGATGAAGCTTATCGTGCTAAAACCCTTAAAAAATCATTAATGGGAATAGAGCCTGGTTGCCAAGAAATAATAAATAGTATTGATTTATTACTGCGCAGCCACTACATCACAGGCCGCGCTTTACCTGTAGATGGCGGCCGCCATTTAAAGTAA
- the folX gene encoding dihydroneopterin triphosphate 2'-epimerase, producing the protein MANAIINVTNLRLRTFIGFNPEEREKKQDVVINLEIHYPADEACKTDEVDQALNYKVITKEVISLVEQGHFLLLEKLVAEILAVCHTHPSVHYAKARVDKPHALRFADSVSLTLDWSK; encoded by the coding sequence ATGGCCAACGCAATTATTAACGTAACCAACTTACGCTTACGTACATTTATTGGCTTTAACCCTGAAGAGCGGGAAAAAAAGCAAGATGTAGTGATTAATTTAGAAATTCACTACCCTGCAGATGAAGCCTGTAAAACAGACGAAGTAGATCAAGCGCTTAACTATAAAGTGATCACCAAAGAAGTGATAAGCCTAGTAGAGCAAGGACACTTTTTGTTGCTTGAAAAGCTGGTTGCCGAAATACTTGCAGTATGCCATACACACCCAAGCGTGCATTACGCCAAAGCCAGAGTAGATAAACCACATGCACTGCGTTTTGCTGACTCAGTTTCGCTCACGCTTGATTGGTCAAAGTAA
- a CDS encoding YqaA family protein, translating to MLYITLFFSAFVSATLLPSSSEVVLVTMISQAKANVWLLWLAATLGNVLGSCANYWLGTHVLRFKHKKWFPVSEQGIVKAQSQFKKYGVYSLLFAWLPVVGDPLTVIGGIFKVRFSLFLLLVSIGKGVRYLAVIALASGAQAVM from the coding sequence ATGCTTTATATCACCTTATTTTTTAGTGCGTTTGTGTCCGCGACTTTATTACCAAGCTCTTCAGAGGTGGTACTTGTTACTATGATCAGCCAAGCAAAAGCTAATGTATGGCTGCTGTGGTTAGCCGCTACGTTAGGTAATGTACTGGGAAGTTGTGCTAATTATTGGTTGGGGACTCATGTGCTGCGTTTTAAGCACAAAAAGTGGTTTCCGGTCTCTGAGCAGGGGATAGTTAAAGCACAATCTCAGTTTAAAAAATATGGCGTATATAGCTTATTGTTTGCTTGGCTGCCGGTTGTTGGCGACCCACTAACGGTAATTGGCGGCATATTTAAAGTGCGCTTTAGTCTGTTTTTATTATTAGTGAGTATTGGCAAAGGCGTGCGGTATTTAGCCGTTATCGCCCTTGCCAGTGGTGCACAAGCTGTTATGTAA